ATCCAAGTTTGCTCTCAGCAGGACTGCGTCCGGAGGGAAGCTCTACCTCTCCGAGCCCATCAGCCCCCAGAGCTTGGTCCTAGTCCTCCTCTGAGCTGTCCTCAGAATTCtcatctgctgctactttccaGTTCTTCCTCTTGCTGCGCTTCTCGGGCACCCTCTCCCCCGCTCTCTCAGACAGGGAAGCATgacgcttcctcctcctcctcaccggCTCCCTCTCCGGGTTACTGTCCCCGGAATGGCTGgagaggcagctgctggccttgCTAGAGCCGCTGCCTGGCCCCAAGGAGGCGGCAGGGGGCTCGGCTGAGGCCTTCTTGCCCTTGGCGTggcgcttcctcctcctcttggcaGGCTCCCCCTCCGAACATTCAGACTCCTGGGAAGAACCCGCCACCGTGCTCAGCAGCTCtcgtttcttcttcttcttcttcttgtgagatttctttttctgcttcttcctgTGTGACTTTTTGGCCTTTTTCCTTTTATGCAGCTTCGCAGAAGACTCTCTGC
This genomic interval from Candoia aspera isolate rCanAsp1 chromosome 9, rCanAsp1.hap2, whole genome shotgun sequence contains the following:
- the NKAPD1 gene encoding uncharacterized protein NKAPD1, which encodes MSRVPLGKVLLRNIIRHTDAHNKIQEESEMWKIREMEKQSQEIHWSKHERTLLNSPSSRMRSDGFDEESQQATWRARNVPVMAVTIEDDLHHARYWNKKLYECEANVPDRWGHSGYKELYPEEFDTDSDREPDEQNSVNGKRKSPSGRESSAKLHKRKKAKKSHRKKQKKKSHKKKKKKKRELLSTVAGSSQESECSEGEPAKRRRKRHAKGKKASAEPPAASLGPGSGSSKASSCLSSHSGDSNPEREPVRRRRKRHASLSERAGERVPEKRSKRKNWKVAADENSEDSSEED